A section of the Candidatus Dormiibacterota bacterium genome encodes:
- a CDS encoding pilus assembly protein TadG-related protein, producing the protein MNLIRRHLTNRTTGHRGQVMVIFALMFVVLVGFAGLALDATHLYLVQHTAQKAVDAAALAAGKRLAGATQQSPIADSNALAAVAAHDFAGADGFITTRNTACDRTTTVGSLTRFTTTWYDTAGVACGSSSGFNNAVSLAVPPYALTPHCQTAPYNCMQVIINSQVQNLIMGSVGFATSNVSASATVFAQPSGIVYNTPPPLAFYLYEAPTGACGVGYQCFDRTKAPTRSMLKCDATANCPTYWVQNGAGTMIIGVDGATLNPPSDVVAAESNGDMVIGDRSSFCDPFGGVTNQCAWNNPVGANGFALNPSAMLYCSGFGGGYTSTPIGCTTTGPGAYSVRKVYGNETSFSTKSWTPRFNLAGLPSCGTVVLNGDPVASSGSTCPPPASEPYNLMPGIYQSIVVNHGTYTFEPGIYDITGKASVNTATSGKANGIDHSRENSSDWDLCTTASGSVTACGGVNPLTAGVWIGYGSLASGPLVTTVNGACAGAGTTVGGGGDRTSISGAGVVFRFEANSAGFVSTSEIDYIGLNAPGLGQEQRVAGAPLLFDMENDSFIHIDSGSTRESETPKLNSFNGIIYQYTNARAGGVEVNPGSPSRWGEWDGGTTNAVVSGQIFAYSLTTFGAGGTFNFSNGTGGAATPSVTTSGIQENQILVSSTLVAATGTTESIVIKYQDEWALDAYDAYVKINNGSPIYFSDGIWNPRPTSGQTLPPNALTNIPSDTNPAKPTGAEVGAGHYTVGTNSNGDPKWTMTYPVGGIYGPHDGSTFTVEGNWAWGHERDLLTAVRGNDLATLTYTFPVPAGQTVTVSMFMTDGDRCGDYVTSTWTFNNIGQPAPGVQVVGSVRLEA; encoded by the coding sequence ATGAACTTGATCCGCCGACATCTGACGAACCGCACCACTGGCCATCGTGGCCAGGTGATGGTGATCTTCGCCCTGATGTTCGTCGTCCTGGTGGGGTTCGCCGGGCTGGCGCTCGACGCCACCCATCTGTACCTGGTTCAGCACACGGCGCAGAAGGCGGTCGACGCCGCGGCATTGGCCGCCGGCAAGCGTCTTGCCGGGGCGACGCAGCAGTCGCCGATTGCGGACTCGAATGCGCTCGCCGCCGTGGCCGCCCACGACTTCGCCGGGGCAGACGGGTTCATCACGACCCGAAACACGGCCTGCGACCGGACGACCACGGTCGGCAGTCTGACTCGGTTCACCACGACCTGGTACGACACGGCGGGCGTAGCATGCGGCTCGAGCTCCGGATTCAATAACGCCGTATCCCTTGCGGTGCCACCCTACGCGCTGACCCCGCACTGCCAGACGGCCCCCTACAACTGCATGCAGGTCATCATCAACTCGCAGGTCCAGAACCTGATCATGGGATCGGTGGGCTTCGCGACGAGTAATGTGAGCGCCTCGGCAACCGTGTTCGCCCAGCCGAGCGGCATCGTGTACAACACGCCGCCTCCACTCGCGTTCTACCTCTATGAGGCGCCCACCGGCGCGTGCGGCGTTGGTTACCAGTGCTTCGACCGCACCAAGGCACCGACCCGGTCGATGCTGAAGTGTGATGCGACAGCGAACTGCCCCACCTACTGGGTCCAGAACGGCGCCGGCACGATGATCATCGGGGTCGACGGGGCCACGCTCAATCCGCCGTCGGACGTGGTCGCGGCCGAGTCGAACGGTGACATGGTGATCGGCGACCGGTCCTCATTCTGTGACCCGTTCGGCGGGGTTACGAATCAATGCGCCTGGAACAATCCCGTCGGCGCGAATGGCTTTGCCCTCAACCCGAGCGCCATGCTGTACTGCAGCGGCTTCGGAGGAGGCTATACCTCGACGCCGATTGGTTGTACCACGACCGGTCCGGGCGCCTATTCGGTGCGGAAGGTCTACGGCAACGAGACCTCCTTCAGCACCAAGTCATGGACGCCCCGGTTCAACCTTGCCGGGCTGCCGAGCTGCGGCACCGTGGTGCTGAACGGCGACCCGGTCGCGAGCAGCGGGTCGACCTGCCCGCCGCCAGCGTCCGAACCGTATAACCTGATGCCGGGCATCTACCAGTCGATCGTGGTCAACCACGGCACCTATACCTTCGAGCCGGGCATCTATGACATCACCGGCAAGGCCAGTGTGAACACGGCGACCAGTGGCAAGGCGAACGGGATCGACCACAGCCGCGAGAACTCCAGTGACTGGGACCTGTGCACGACCGCGTCCGGGAGCGTGACCGCCTGCGGTGGCGTCAACCCGCTAACCGCGGGCGTCTGGATCGGTTACGGGTCGCTGGCCTCGGGGCCGCTGGTCACCACCGTCAACGGAGCCTGCGCCGGCGCCGGGACGACCGTCGGCGGTGGCGGCGACCGCACCTCGATCAGTGGCGCCGGCGTCGTCTTCCGCTTCGAGGCGAACTCGGCCGGCTTCGTTTCCACCAGCGAGATCGACTACATCGGCCTGAACGCGCCGGGACTGGGGCAAGAGCAGCGTGTCGCCGGCGCCCCGCTGCTGTTCGACATGGAGAACGACAGCTTCATCCATATCGACTCGGGCAGCACCCGCGAGAGCGAGACGCCGAAGCTGAACAGCTTCAACGGAATCATCTACCAGTACACGAACGCGCGGGCCGGTGGCGTCGAGGTCAACCCCGGCAGCCCGTCCCGCTGGGGCGAGTGGGACGGGGGTACGACGAATGCGGTCGTGTCGGGCCAGATCTTCGCGTACAGCCTCACCACCTTCGGGGCCGGCGGCACGTTCAACTTCAGCAACGGAACCGGCGGAGCCGCGACCCCGAGCGTGACGACGAGCGGCATTCAGGAGAACCAGATCCTGGTCAGCTCGACCCTGGTTGCTGCGACCGGGACCACTGAGTCGATCGTGATCAAGTACCAGGACGAATGGGCGCTCGACGCCTACGACGCGTACGTCAAGATCAACAACGGCAGCCCCATCTACTTCTCGGATGGCATCTGGAACCCGCGGCCAACGTCGGGACAGACGCTGCCACCCAACGCGCTGACGAATATCCCGAGCGATACAAACCCGGCGAAGCCCACGGGCGCGGAAGTGGGCGCCGGCCACTACACGGTCGGGACGAACTCTAACGGTGACCCGAAGTGGACGATGACCTACCCGGTGGGCGGGATCTACGGCCCACACGACGGGAGCACCTTCACGGTCGAGGGCAACTGGGCCTGGGGCCACGAGCGTGACCTCCTGACCGCGGTCCGTGGTAACGACCTGGCGACGCTCACCTATACCTTCCCGGTGCCCGCCGGCCAGACGGTCACGGTCAGCATGTTCATGACCGACGGCGACCGTTGCGGTGACTACGTGACCTCGACCTGGACCTTCAACAACATCGGGCAGCCGGCGCCAGGTGTGCAGGTGGTCGGGTCCGTGAGATTGGAGGCATGA
- a CDS encoding TadE/TadG family type IV pilus assembly protein, translating into MVEFALLAPVVIIMLFLCIDFARLVYTYAAVSWAAREAARVVSMEPQASSDCAAIRTAMSSAQGFLLRPDENSIVGNADPNSSSSPNADQNPPAGVGKIYIWPAVATASPADQHCDGVARAVSPTVQDVAVQVKYTYLPMMPLISSFLPRITITTISVVHTEY; encoded by the coding sequence ATGGTCGAGTTCGCCCTGCTCGCCCCGGTCGTGATCATCATGCTGTTCCTCTGCATCGACTTCGCGCGGCTCGTCTACACGTATGCCGCCGTGTCCTGGGCGGCCCGGGAGGCCGCACGGGTCGTCTCGATGGAGCCCCAGGCCAGCAGCGATTGCGCCGCCATTCGGACGGCCATGTCGAGCGCGCAGGGATTCCTGCTCCGGCCTGACGAAAACTCGATCGTCGGCAACGCGGATCCGAACAGCTCGTCAAGCCCCAACGCGGATCAGAATCCGCCCGCAGGCGTGGGCAAGATCTACATCTGGCCGGCCGTGGCGACCGCCTCTCCGGCAGATCAGCACTGCGATGGCGTCGCCCGCGCGGTGTCGCCGACGGTGCAGGACGTGGCGGTCCAGGTTAAGTACACCTACCTGCCGATGATGCCGCTGATCAGCAGCTTCCTGCCGCGAATCACCATCACCACGATCAGCGTGGTGCACACGGAGTACTGA
- a CDS encoding TadE/TadG family type IV pilus assembly protein, which yields MELALALPVVLILGLLTADVGRAYFYREGVADATRQALRSAVLQPQQATGDTACAGGGSTASLSTTLPPLAGDTLATIGNQAALESTFTGTPAGSSINGATMTVTWHCAANKAITRATATSTDPGNTGSDAIEVQIVYSMPLITPFLANFVSSPITIKADVQARVQY from the coding sequence GTGGAGCTTGCCCTGGCTTTGCCCGTGGTCCTGATTCTTGGGCTGCTGACGGCCGACGTCGGGCGCGCGTACTTTTACCGGGAAGGGGTGGCCGATGCGACCCGTCAGGCGCTTCGCAGCGCCGTGCTGCAGCCCCAACAGGCGACCGGAGATACGGCATGCGCGGGCGGCGGCAGCACCGCATCGCTGAGCACGACCTTGCCGCCACTGGCTGGCGACACGCTAGCGACGATCGGCAACCAGGCCGCGCTCGAAAGCACGTTTACCGGCACGCCGGCCGGCTCCTCGATCAACGGGGCCACCATGACGGTCACCTGGCATTGTGCCGCCAACAAGGCCATCACCCGCGCGACCGCGACCTCCACCGACCCCGGCAACACGGGATCCGACGCGATCGAGGTCCAGATCGTCTATTCCATGCCACTCATCACCCCATTCCTCGCCAACTTTGTCAGCTCGCCGATCACGATCAAAGCGGACGTCCAGGCGCGGGTGCAGTACTGA
- a CDS encoding TadE family protein, which translates to MRPQHSRGQSLVEFALVVPVLFLVLIGMIDFMRLVQADSTVADAARQGARQGVANGSAADNPWGASNGQPCQGTSFTSGATGSGCLTDARILETVTHVVQPLGGTVTLFSNTLAGACGNPAAGNVNVCIAPAETGAAGADADCVAAKTRLTHDPRAGELGSRKAEWGFPKFKGCFLVQVTVKYTFKPWTPFGPTLTLMSSTSMLGEEF; encoded by the coding sequence ATGCGGCCTCAGCACTCGCGCGGTCAGTCGCTCGTGGAGTTCGCGCTCGTGGTGCCCGTGTTGTTCTTGGTCCTCATCGGCATGATCGACTTCATGCGCCTGGTACAGGCTGATAGCACGGTTGCCGATGCTGCCCGACAGGGAGCCCGACAGGGAGTGGCCAATGGCAGCGCCGCGGACAATCCGTGGGGGGCGTCCAACGGCCAACCGTGCCAGGGCACGAGCTTCACCTCGGGCGCGACCGGGAGCGGATGCCTGACCGACGCCCGCATCCTGGAGACGGTTACCCATGTCGTGCAGCCGCTGGGCGGCACCGTCACGCTGTTCTCCAACACGCTTGCTGGCGCGTGCGGCAACCCGGCCGCGGGCAACGTCAATGTGTGCATTGCTCCGGCCGAGACCGGTGCCGCGGGTGCCGACGCCGACTGCGTCGCAGCCAAAACGAGACTGACCCACGACCCTCGGGCGGGCGAGCTCGGCTCACGCAAAGCGGAGTGGGGGTTTCCCAAATTCAAGGGTTGCTTCTTGGTGCAGGTAACCGTGAAGTACACGTTTAAGCCGTGGACGCCCTTCGGGCCAACGTTGACGCTGATGTCGTCGACGTCGATGCTGGGCGAGGAGTTCTGA
- a CDS encoding pilus assembly protein TadG-related protein, translating to MKKTLRNGRRGQMIVLVALMAMLLFGLAAFALDLSLAQSDRRLLQADVDSAALAGSVAYSTSTHAAHWVALQYLQKPLGFTLPLGSCTSNSACPPGTYTTGAYTISIADPAAKEMDLSIQHTEPGLFAGVIGQTVTTGNSVRTTAPGPTIIPASYGAVAVSGELGNNGGGGTVREFGASVYAFSDYGGNNGPHAFLTHATQVDSTGTQCSPTVTNYLDHGGVTNGETWVWTGPPAGGVGIERWSQPAPTPFDNYSPTVPAGAPTFISAGFPASAQDGSGNWKPGIYNGVFPSAPGKLNPGVYKLINNAGAMSFGALTQVTYTASGTEDAAGAIAIVLDSSDTGAIDISSVTLNGIDDLHPQSYVGPRDPQGTHNFVFFGGNGASAYTGSVDFGPGTSFDISGIFYMPKYTITGHGNPVMHFNGQMTVASYHISGGGGSQQVVSWVCGIDVVLGNPAIQGGINR from the coding sequence ATGAAAAAGACCCTGCGTAATGGGCGCCGCGGCCAGATGATCGTGCTCGTAGCCCTGATGGCTATGCTGCTGTTCGGGCTGGCCGCGTTCGCCCTTGACCTGAGCCTTGCGCAGTCCGACCGCCGGCTGCTCCAGGCCGACGTCGACTCGGCCGCGCTCGCCGGCTCGGTCGCCTACTCGACGAGCACCCACGCGGCGCACTGGGTCGCGCTGCAGTACCTTCAGAAACCGCTCGGCTTCACGCTGCCGCTGGGCTCCTGCACGAGCAACTCGGCGTGCCCACCCGGTACCTACACCACGGGTGCCTACACCATCAGCATTGCCGACCCGGCCGCGAAAGAGATGGATCTCTCGATCCAGCACACCGAACCCGGTCTCTTTGCCGGCGTCATCGGCCAGACCGTGACGACCGGCAACAGCGTCCGGACGACGGCGCCCGGACCGACCATAATCCCTGCTAGCTACGGGGCGGTCGCGGTGAGTGGGGAGTTGGGCAACAACGGTGGCGGCGGGACGGTCCGCGAGTTTGGTGCCAGCGTCTACGCGTTCTCAGACTACGGCGGAAATAACGGACCCCACGCGTTCCTCACGCACGCAACTCAGGTCGATTCCACCGGGACGCAGTGCAGCCCCACCGTTACGAACTATCTCGACCATGGTGGTGTAACCAACGGTGAAACCTGGGTCTGGACCGGCCCTCCGGCCGGCGGCGTCGGCATTGAACGCTGGTCCCAGCCGGCCCCGACGCCGTTCGACAACTACTCGCCGACTGTCCCGGCTGGTGCGCCGACGTTCATCAGTGCCGGATTCCCGGCGAGTGCCCAGGATGGCAGTGGCAACTGGAAGCCCGGTATCTACAACGGCGTCTTCCCATCCGCGCCTGGCAAGCTGAACCCGGGCGTCTACAAGCTGATCAACAACGCAGGAGCGATGAGCTTCGGCGCACTTACCCAGGTCACGTATACGGCTTCTGGCACCGAGGACGCTGCTGGCGCGATCGCGATTGTGCTGGACTCGTCGGACACCGGGGCGATAGACATCAGCTCGGTCACGCTCAACGGCATCGATGACCTGCACCCGCAAAGCTATGTCGGCCCGCGCGATCCGCAAGGGACGCACAACTTCGTGTTCTTTGGTGGAAACGGGGCGTCAGCGTACACCGGTTCGGTCGACTTCGGCCCCGGTACGAGCTTTGACATCAGCGGCATCTTTTACATGCCGAAGTACACCATCACGGGCCATGGGAACCCGGTCATGCACTTCAACGGCCAAATGACCGTCGCAAGCTATCACATCAGCGGCGGTGGCGGTTCACAGCAAGTCGTCAGCTGGGTCTGTGGAATCGACGTCGTTCTCGGCAACCCGGCCATCCAGGGCGGCATCAACCGCTAA
- a CDS encoding AlkA N-terminal domain-containing protein: protein MSAGPLDFERCYRAVESRDARFDGWFITAVKTTGIYCRPSCPTPVRPKRENVQFYPTAAAAQLAGFRACKRCRPDASPGSPEWNVRGDLVGRAMSLIADGTIDRDGVTGLARRLSVSERHLHRLLLSELGAGPLAIARAQRAQTARVLIETTDLPFTDVAFAAGFESIRQFNDTVREVFALTPTELRTTGRRRGDIADGALTLRLPYRPPLDWSTLSAWLRVRALPGVAEMNGRVYRRTLRLPRGAGVVALEPIDTHIRCTLRLESMADLTSAVRQCRRLLDLDADPLSVVEVLSQDRRLSRIVKKRPGLRAPGAVDGTELAIQAILGQQVSIAAARTLASRLVTANGDVIKIADPTLTHLFPQAGAIAEADLSRLGVPATRRATLYALSRAVASGALALDPGADRTETYQQLMRLPGIGEWTAGYIVMRALGDPDTFLPSDLGIKKAGARLGLGSNSRAMSEHAAAWRPWRSYATHQLWATLSDTPNEPAPAWKGWRED, encoded by the coding sequence ATGAGCGCCGGACCCCTCGACTTCGAACGCTGCTACCGCGCCGTCGAGAGTCGCGACGCGCGCTTCGACGGCTGGTTCATCACCGCCGTCAAGACAACCGGCATCTACTGCCGCCCCAGTTGTCCGACACCGGTCCGGCCGAAGCGCGAGAACGTCCAGTTCTATCCGACCGCGGCCGCCGCGCAGCTTGCCGGGTTTCGCGCCTGTAAGCGCTGCCGCCCGGACGCGTCCCCCGGTTCTCCGGAATGGAACGTGCGCGGTGATCTCGTCGGGCGCGCGATGAGCCTGATCGCGGACGGCACCATCGATCGCGACGGTGTCACCGGGCTCGCGCGGCGGCTCTCCGTCAGCGAGCGCCATCTCCATCGCCTGCTGCTGAGTGAGCTCGGCGCCGGGCCGCTCGCGATCGCCCGCGCCCAACGCGCGCAGACCGCGCGTGTGCTGATCGAGACGACCGACCTGCCGTTCACGGATGTCGCGTTCGCGGCCGGCTTCGAGAGCATCCGTCAATTCAATGACACGGTTCGCGAGGTGTTCGCGCTCACGCCCACCGAACTGCGCACCACAGGACGGCGCCGTGGCGACATCGCCGACGGCGCGCTCACACTCCGGCTCCCCTACCGGCCGCCGCTCGACTGGTCCACGCTATCCGCCTGGCTCCGTGTCCGCGCGCTGCCCGGCGTCGCGGAGATGAACGGCCGCGTCTACCGGCGCACACTGCGCCTGCCGCGCGGCGCCGGCGTGGTCGCGCTCGAACCGATCGACACCCACATCCGGTGCACGCTCCGTCTGGAGTCGATGGCGGATCTGACGAGCGCGGTACGACAGTGCCGCCGCCTGCTCGACCTCGACGCCGACCCGCTGAGCGTCGTCGAGGTCTTGTCGCAAGACCGCCGCCTATCGCGAATCGTTAAGAAGCGCCCCGGGTTGCGCGCACCCGGAGCGGTCGACGGGACGGAGCTCGCGATCCAGGCGATTCTCGGCCAGCAGGTCTCAATCGCCGCGGCGCGCACGCTCGCGTCGCGCCTGGTGACTGCGAATGGCGACGTGATCAAGATCGCCGACCCGACACTCACCCATCTGTTCCCCCAAGCCGGCGCGATCGCCGAGGCGGACCTGTCAAGGCTCGGCGTGCCGGCAACGCGTCGAGCCACGCTCTACGCGCTCTCCCGCGCCGTCGCGAGCGGCGCGCTCGCGCTTGATCCAGGCGCCGACCGGACTGAGACCTACCAGCAGCTGATGCGGTTGCCCGGGATCGGGGAATGGACGGCGGGCTACATCGTGATGCGCGCACTCGGCGACCCCGATACCTTCTTACCGAGCGACCTCGGCATTAAGAAGGCCGGCGCCCGCCTCGGCCTCGGCAGTAACTCGCGTGCCATGTCCGAACACGCCGCCGCCTGGCGGCCCTGGCGCAGCTACGCGACCCACCAACTGTGGGCCACACTCAGCGACACGCCGAATGAGCCAGCCCCGGCGTGGAAAGGCTGGCGTGAAGATTAA
- a CDS encoding methylated-DNA--[protein]-cysteine S-methyltransferase has product MMQTKARLHSTTHPTPIGVLTLVASDDGLRTILWPRLSPARAGIHPIPRRNPDHPILMRTAAQLDEYFAGSRTTFDIPLDLQGTRFQLAAWRSLARIPFGATTSYGRQAAALGIPKAARALGAANGANPVCIVLPCHRVIGADGSLTGFGGGLPTKQWLLDHEASVLASSIVSTPEWPHQQPLQTRLSMPVA; this is encoded by the coding sequence ATGATGCAAACCAAAGCTAGGTTGCACAGCACGACCCACCCCACACCCATCGGTGTGCTCACGCTCGTCGCGTCGGATGATGGGCTCAGAACGATCCTCTGGCCCAGGCTGTCACCCGCGCGCGCGGGCATTCATCCGATACCGCGCCGCAACCCGGATCATCCGATCCTCATGCGAACGGCAGCCCAGCTCGACGAGTACTTCGCCGGATCGCGCACGACGTTCGACATCCCACTCGACCTGCAGGGCACGCGCTTCCAGCTCGCAGCCTGGCGGTCGTTGGCTCGGATCCCGTTCGGCGCCACGACCAGCTATGGCCGGCAGGCGGCGGCACTCGGCATTCCGAAGGCCGCGCGCGCCCTCGGCGCCGCCAACGGCGCGAATCCGGTCTGCATCGTCCTCCCGTGCCATCGCGTCATCGGAGCCGACGGATCGCTGACCGGATTCGGGGGCGGGCTGCCCACCAAGCAATGGCTCCTCGACCATGAAGCAAGCGTCCTCGCATCTAGTATCGTTTCGACGCCCGAATGGCCACATCAGCAACCCCTGCAGACGCGCTTATCCATGCCCGTGGCCTGA
- a CDS encoding ABC transporter ATP-binding protein, with translation MATSATPADALIHARGLTKRFANLVAVDAIDFDVERGEAFGFLGPNGAGKTSTMRMIGCVSVASGGTLRVLGMDPVADGPRIRARLGVVPQSDTLDVELHVDENLLTYARYFGIARDVARRRAEQLLDFVQLKDRARDHVEFLSGGMKRRLTIARALVNEPELLLLDEPTTGLDPQARHLVWDRLYRLKQQGVTIVLTTHYMDEAEQLCDRLVVMDKAKIVAFGSPRSLIDQYSTREVLELRFPIDTTPAQAKLDGLAERIEVLPDRVLLYTNDGEMAATAVHSRGLRPESTLVRRSTLEDVFLRLTGRSLIE, from the coding sequence ATGGCCACATCAGCAACCCCTGCAGACGCGCTTATCCATGCCCGTGGCCTGACAAAGCGCTTCGCGAATCTCGTTGCCGTTGACGCGATCGACTTTGACGTCGAGCGCGGCGAGGCGTTCGGCTTCCTCGGCCCGAACGGCGCCGGTAAAACGTCGACCATGCGCATGATCGGGTGCGTCTCGGTCGCATCGGGAGGCACCTTGCGTGTGCTCGGCATGGACCCGGTCGCGGACGGCCCGCGAATTCGCGCGCGGCTGGGCGTGGTGCCACAGTCGGACACGCTGGACGTCGAACTCCACGTCGACGAGAACCTGCTGACCTACGCCCGCTACTTCGGTATTGCACGCGATGTCGCGAGGCGCCGTGCAGAGCAGCTCCTCGATTTCGTCCAGCTCAAAGACCGTGCGAGAGATCACGTCGAGTTTCTCTCCGGTGGCATGAAGCGCCGGCTCACGATTGCGCGCGCGCTCGTCAATGAGCCCGAGCTATTGCTGCTCGACGAGCCCACCACCGGCCTCGACCCGCAGGCGAGGCATCTGGTCTGGGACCGCCTCTACCGCCTCAAGCAGCAGGGCGTCACGATCGTGCTGACCACGCATTACATGGATGAGGCGGAGCAACTCTGTGATCGCCTGGTCGTCATGGACAAGGCGAAGATCGTCGCCTTCGGATCGCCGCGAAGCCTGATCGACCAGTACTCCACACGCGAAGTGCTCGAACTTCGCTTCCCGATCGATACCACCCCGGCGCAGGCCAAGCTCGACGGCCTCGCCGAGCGTATCGAGGTACTGCCCGATCGCGTGCTGCTCTACACCAACGACGGCGAAATGGCGGCGACCGCGGTCCATAGCCGCGGCCTGCGGCCGGAGTCTACCCTGGTTCGGCGAAGTACGCTCGAGGACGTCTTCCTTCGACTCACCGGCCGGAGCCTGATCGAGTGA
- a CDS encoding ABC transporter permease, producing the protein MTGALRVLEHHLLVYRRTWKGSLFTSFVSPVLFLTAMGLGLGSLISRGPVRTVDGVSYVAFLAPGLLAATAMQSAFVETTYPIMARMQWLRTYDGMLATPIRVLEVLAGEFGWLAVRLALGSSAFFLVMLLFGTVQSGLGLLAIVVAVLTGLAFGAPIFAFTATQRTDNSFALIGRLFITPLFLLGGVFFPIHQLPQFVQGIAWLTPLAHGVALARGLSVGVLAPAAGIHLLVLLVYAAAGVVAARITFRRRLAP; encoded by the coding sequence ATGACCGGCGCGCTACGCGTCCTCGAACATCATCTGCTCGTCTACCGCCGCACCTGGAAAGGATCCCTGTTCACCTCGTTCGTTTCGCCTGTCTTGTTCCTGACCGCCATGGGCCTGGGCCTTGGCAGCCTGATCTCGCGCGGGCCAGTTCGAACGGTCGACGGCGTTTCCTACGTGGCGTTTCTCGCGCCGGGCTTGCTGGCGGCCACCGCGATGCAATCCGCCTTTGTCGAAACCACCTATCCGATCATGGCGCGGATGCAGTGGCTTCGCACCTACGATGGCATGCTGGCGACACCGATCCGCGTCCTCGAGGTCCTGGCTGGCGAATTCGGCTGGCTCGCCGTCCGCCTCGCACTGGGCAGCAGCGCATTCTTTCTCGTCATGCTCCTCTTCGGCACGGTCCAATCCGGGCTGGGACTGCTGGCTATCGTCGTCGCCGTCCTTACCGGCCTCGCTTTTGGTGCGCCGATTTTTGCCTTTACGGCGACGCAGCGCACCGATAACAGTTTTGCCCTGATCGGCCGCCTTTTCATCACGCCACTCTTTCTGTTGGGCGGCGTCTTTTTTCCGATTCATCAGCTGCCGCAATTCGTCCAGGGGATCGCCTGGCTCACACCGCTCGCGCATGGCGTGGCGCTGGCCCGCGGCCTCTCGGTCGGTGTGCTGGCACCGGCCGCTGGCATCCACCTGCTGGTGCTGCTGGTGTACGCGGCCGCCGGAGTCGTCGCTGCCCGCATCACGTTTCGCCGGCGGCTCGCTCCGTGA